The stretch of DNA GTCGAAAACCACGCAGCCTACACCGACAGCGAGCGCGCCAAAGAACTGCTCGCAAACTGGGAGGAAACGCTCTCCTCGTTCGTGAAGGTCATGCCCGACGCCTACGCCGAGGTCATCGCAGAACACGATTCAGAGGACGTGCGCACGAAACTGCCGCGCGCCGCCTCGGAGTACGCGGAGGGGAACACGGGAAACAGTATCGCGCTCTCTGACGACTGAGCAGAGAGCGCCATCGTTCGACTGACCGCGTCCGCCACTATTTTGCGCACCCGTCACCCAGCACCAGACATGACAAACGCCCTCGTCATCGGTGGCACGCGGTTTATCGGCAAGTGGACGGTTCGAGAACTCCTCGACCACGACTACGACGTGACGATTTTCAATCGCGGGAACCACGAGAATCCGTTTGGCGAGACGGTCACGCACATTCAAGGTGACAGGACGAACGACGCCGAGCTCGCCGCCGCGGCGACCGAGGCCGACCCCGATGTCGTTATCGATTGCGTGGCGTACAAGCCCCGCGAGGTACGCACTGCAACCCGAATTTTCGAGGACGTGGACGCCTACGTCTACATTTCGAGTGGGAGCGCCTATGGCGACGAAGAAATCCCGAAACGCGAGGGCGTCACCCGACTCTTCGAGTGTACGAACGAACAGGCAGACGAGGACTCGGCCGAATCCTATGGCCCGCGGAAGGCAGAGGGCGACCGCGCCATCTTCGCCGCCGCAGACCGCGGCGTGAACGCGATGAGCGTCCGCCCGTGTATCGTCTACGGTCCGGACGACTACGGCGAGCGTTTCGACTACTGGATTACCCGCGTCAGAACCTACGACCGCGTCATCATCCCCGGCGACGGGACGAACCTCTGGCATCGCGCCTACGTCGAAGACGTGGCGAGCGCGCTGCGTACCGTCGCAGAAGAGGGCGAGCCCGGCGAGGCGTACAACGTTGGCGACCAGCGGCTCGTGACCTTAGAGGAGATGCTGCATCTCATGGCGGACGCGCTCGACACCGACATCGACGTCGTTCACGCGGGCGAACGCGAACTGTCGATAGTCGACCTCACGCCCGACGATTTCATCCTCTGGCGCGACTACCCGCACGTCCTCGCGACGGAGAAACTCGCCGCCCTCGGCTGGGAATCGACGCCCCTGCACGAGACGATGCAACGCACAGTCGATGACCACCTCGAAAGCGACCGCGACGGGAGCGAACACGACCCCGGCCGCGAAAATGAGGAACGGCTCCTTTCGGTTCTCGACACCATCTGAGCACACGTCAGCCGACAGAGAGTAAACGGTATCATGGCGGGCGGTTCATCTCATGGTATGTTTACAAAGTCGTCGTGGATTCGGCTGCCACGAAACGTCCTGGTGGGTCACGGGGTCTTAGACCAGACGGTGGAGGCGGTCTCCGAACTCCACCTGCGCGGGACGCCGGTTCTCGTCACGAGTCCGACGCCGCGGAAAATCGCGGCCGACCGCATCATCGAACAGTTCGAAGCCGCCGGCTTTTCGCCCGAAGTCGTCGTCGTCGAGACGGCGAGCTTCGCGGAGGTACAGCGCGTCATCGACGCCGCAGAGTCGGTGGACGCGGGCTTCCTCGTCGGCGTCGGTGGCGGCAAGGCCATTGACATTGCGAAGATGGCCGCAGACCGCATCGACCGTGGCTTCATCTCCGTGCCGACGGCGGCGAGTCACGACGGCATCGTGAGCGGGCGAGGGTCGGTCCCGGAGGGGGACACCCGTCACAGCGTGGCTGCAGACCCACCGCTCGCCGTCGTCGCGGACACCGAATTGCTCGCGAACGCGCCGTGGGAACTCACAACTGCGGGCTGTGCGGACATCATCTCCAATTACACCGCCGTCAAAGACTGGCAGTTGGCCCACCGCCTGAAGAACGTCGAGTACTCAGAGTACGCGGGCGCGCTCTCTCAGATGACCGCGGAGTTGCTCGTAGAACGCATCGACGCCATCAAACCCGGCCTCGAAGAGTCTTCGTGGGTGGTCGTAAAGGCGCTCGTCTCCTCGGGCGTGGCGATGAGCATCGCCGGGTCGTCGCGGCCCGCAAGCGGTGCAGAACACCTCTTTTCCCACCAGCTCGACCGGCTCGCGCCCGGGGCGGCGCTTCACGGCCATCAGGTCGGCGTCGGCTCAATTCTCATCGAGTATCTCCACTCGGGCGAACACGGTCAGTGGCAGAACATCCGCGACGCGCTCGATAAACTCGGTGCGCCGACGACCGCAGAGGAACTTGGTATTGCTCCAGAAACCGTCATCGAAGCCCTGACGACGGCCCACGAGATTCGCGACCGCTATACGATTCTCGGCGATGGCGTGAGCGAGGATGCCGCGATTGAAGTCGTAACCGTCACGGGCGTTATCTAAGCCGGAAGCGCGTCAGAAACCGTAGCGGGCGGATTTTTCCACCATTCGACGGCGGTAACCCCGTCGCCTTCACACAGTTCGCCGCCAGCCGGAACGCCAGAAAAGATGATTTGGAGTTGATACACGGGGGGCCGCTCGACGTTTCGTTCGTCGCCAATCCCCACAATCGACACCCGTGTGACTTCGTCGATGTCACAGTCGAGGCCTGTTGTTCGTTTCACGAGCCGCTTTGCGCCCGCTTCGAGGGTCTCGTCTGCGTTCACCGTTCCGCCGGGTTCGGCCCAGCGGTTCGTCCCCTCCTCGTCTTTGACCAGCAACACGCGCTCTTCTGCGTCTTCGAGGCGGACGCCCGCGCAGGCGACGCGACCCGCTGCGAACTGCTCGCACGCCCGCTCGTAGGCGGCCGGCGGCAGCGCAGTCGTGGTCTGGTCTACCGAAACCGACCCGTACTGTGTCGAAAGCGTAGAAAGAAGCTCCCCGACCTGCTCGCGGGAGCGTTCTGAGACGGTCATAGCCGCCCCAAAACAACCAGTTGTAATAAGTCTTCTACAACGGGAAATGTGCGGGTAGCTGACCTGTAACGATAACAAACTGCGTTTGAGAATAACCGTATCCGGTCAGTCTGTGGGTTCACATGCCTTTCGCAGAAAACGTCTCGCTAAAGCCGACATGTGTGTCCGTTTTCCTGCCTCAGACGTAGGTGTCGAGGAAGTCCGCGACGGTCGTGTAGGCGGTGACCCGATTTTCGATTTTCGAGAACCCGTGGCCCTCGTCGTCGAAAATGTGCTTTTCGACGGGCACGTGTTTGCTCGCTTCTGCGGCAATCTGTTCTGCCTCTCCGACCGGGACGCGCGGGTCGTTCTTGCCGTGGAGGACGAGCAGCGGCGCGCTGATGGCGTCGATGTTGTTGATGGGGCTAATCGACTCTAAGAACTCGCGGTCGTCTGTAAGCGAGCCGTATTCGGCCTCGCGGAGTTTGCGCCGCCAGTCGCCGGTGTTCTGGAGGAACGTGATGAAGTTCGCAATGCCGACGATGTCGATGCCCGCAGCCCAGAGATCCGGGTACTCGGTGAGCGCGGCGAGCGCCATGAATCCACCATACGAACCGCCCATCACTGCAATACGGTCTGGGTCGACGCTCGGGTGGGCGTGGAGCCACTCGACGGCGGCTTTGATGTCCGCCACCGAGTCCATGCGCTTTTCGACGTCGTCTAAGCGCGTGTAGGCCTTCCCG from Haladaptatus sp. ZSTT2 encodes:
- a CDS encoding NAD-dependent epimerase/dehydratase family protein, translating into MTNALVIGGTRFIGKWTVRELLDHDYDVTIFNRGNHENPFGETVTHIQGDRTNDAELAAAATEADPDVVIDCVAYKPREVRTATRIFEDVDAYVYISSGSAYGDEEIPKREGVTRLFECTNEQADEDSAESYGPRKAEGDRAIFAAADRGVNAMSVRPCIVYGPDDYGERFDYWITRVRTYDRVIIPGDGTNLWHRAYVEDVASALRTVAEEGEPGEAYNVGDQRLVTLEEMLHLMADALDTDIDVVHAGERELSIVDLTPDDFILWRDYPHVLATEKLAALGWESTPLHETMQRTVDDHLESDRDGSEHDPGRENEERLLSVLDTI
- a CDS encoding NUDIX hydrolase, with amino-acid sequence MTVSERSREQVGELLSTLSTQYGSVSVDQTTTALPPAAYERACEQFAAGRVACAGVRLEDAEERVLLVKDEEGTNRWAEPGGTVNADETLEAGAKRLVKRTTGLDCDIDEVTRVSIVGIGDERNVERPPVYQLQIIFSGVPAGGELCEGDGVTAVEWWKNPPATVSDALPA
- a CDS encoding NAD(P)-dependent glycerol-1-phosphate dehydrogenase, which translates into the protein MFTKSSWIRLPRNVLVGHGVLDQTVEAVSELHLRGTPVLVTSPTPRKIAADRIIEQFEAAGFSPEVVVVETASFAEVQRVIDAAESVDAGFLVGVGGGKAIDIAKMAADRIDRGFISVPTAASHDGIVSGRGSVPEGDTRHSVAADPPLAVVADTELLANAPWELTTAGCADIISNYTAVKDWQLAHRLKNVEYSEYAGALSQMTAELLVERIDAIKPGLEESSWVVVKALVSSGVAMSIAGSSRPASGAEHLFSHQLDRLAPGAALHGHQVGVGSILIEYLHSGEHGQWQNIRDALDKLGAPTTAEELGIAPETVIEALTTAHEIRDRYTILGDGVSEDAAIEVVTVTGVI